One genomic window of Vibrio rhizosphaerae includes the following:
- the rpmD gene encoding 50S ribosomal protein L30, with amino-acid sequence MATIKVTQTKSSIGRLPKHKATLRGLGLRRINHTVELEDTPCVRGMINKVQYMVKVEE; translated from the coding sequence ATGGCAACTATTAAAGTAACTCAAACTAAAAGCTCAATTGGTCGCCTACCAAAGCATAAAGCTACTTTGCGTGGTTTAGGCCTTCGTCGCATCAACCACACTGTTGAACTTGAAGATACGCCATGTGTTCGTGGTATGATCAACAAAGTTCAATACATGGTTAAAGTTGAGGAGTAA
- the rplF gene encoding 50S ribosomal protein L6, with product MSRVAKAPVAIPAGVEVKLNGQEITVKGAKGELTRVLNNAVVIAQEESNLTFGPREGVANAWAQAGTARALVNNMVVGVTEGFTKKLTLKGVGYCASMKGNAVALTLGFSHPVEHELPTGIKAECPSQTEIVITGCDKQLVGQVAADIRAYREPEPYKGKGVRYADENVRTKEAKKK from the coding sequence ATGTCTCGTGTTGCTAAAGCACCTGTCGCTATTCCAGCTGGCGTAGAGGTGAAATTAAACGGCCAAGAGATCACTGTGAAAGGTGCAAAGGGTGAACTGACTCGCGTACTGAATAACGCAGTTGTGATTGCTCAAGAAGAAAGTAACCTGACTTTCGGACCGCGTGAAGGTGTTGCGAATGCTTGGGCACAGGCAGGAACTGCTCGTGCACTAGTGAACAACATGGTTGTCGGTGTGACGGAAGGCTTTACGAAGAAGCTTACACTAAAAGGTGTTGGTTACTGTGCCTCAATGAAAGGCAATGCTGTAGCACTAACACTGGGCTTCTCTCACCCTGTTGAACATGAATTGCCAACAGGAATTAAAGCAGAATGTCCAAGTCAAACTGAAATTGTCATCACTGGTTGTGATAAACAGCTTGTGGGTCAAGTTGCGGCTGATATTCGTGCTTATCGTGAGCCTGAACCTTACAAAGGTAAGGGTGTTCGTTACGCAGATGAAAATGTGCGTACTAAAGAAGCTAAGAAGAAGTAA
- a CDS encoding DNA-directed RNA polymerase subunit alpha — MQGSVTEFLKPRLVDIEQISTTHAKVTLEPLERGFGHTLGNALRRILLSSMPGCAVTEVEIEGVLHEYSTKEGVQEDILEILLNLKGLAVRVAEGKDEVFITLNKSGSGPVVAGDITHDGDVEIVNPEHVICHLNDDNAEVAMRIKVQRGRGYVPASARIHTDEDDRPIGRLLVDATYSPVDKIAYTVEAARVEQRTDLDKLVIDMETNGTIEPEEAIRRAATILAEQLDAFVDLRDVRVPEEKEEKPEFDPILLRPVDDLELTVRSANCLKAEAIHYIGDLVQRTEVELLKTPNLGKKSLTEIKDVLASRGLSLGMRLENWPPASIAED; from the coding sequence ATGCAGGGTTCTGTAACAGAATTTCTTAAGCCACGTCTTGTTGATATCGAACAGATCAGCACGACACACGCAAAAGTAACTCTTGAGCCGTTAGAGCGTGGTTTCGGCCATACTCTGGGTAATGCACTTCGCCGAATTCTTCTTTCGTCTATGCCAGGTTGTGCTGTGACTGAAGTTGAAATTGAAGGCGTACTACACGAGTACAGCACCAAAGAAGGTGTTCAAGAGGATATCCTAGAGATCCTTCTGAACCTGAAGGGTTTAGCTGTTCGCGTTGCCGAAGGCAAAGATGAAGTGTTCATTACACTAAACAAATCAGGCTCGGGCCCTGTTGTTGCAGGTGACATCACTCATGATGGTGATGTTGAGATCGTAAACCCTGAGCACGTTATTTGTCATCTTAATGATGACAATGCTGAGGTCGCAATGCGCATCAAGGTTCAACGTGGTCGTGGTTATGTTCCGGCTTCTGCTCGTATCCATACAGATGAAGATGATCGTCCAATTGGTCGCCTACTTGTTGATGCTACCTACAGCCCGGTGGATAAAATCGCCTATACTGTAGAAGCAGCTCGTGTAGAACAGCGTACTGATTTGGACAAACTCGTCATCGATATGGAAACAAATGGCACAATCGAACCTGAGGAAGCTATCCGTCGTGCAGCAACAATTCTTGCTGAACAACTGGATGCATTCGTAGATCTACGTGATGTACGAGTTCCTGAGGAGAAAGAAGAGAAGCCTGAATTCGATCCGATCCTATTGCGTCCTGTAGACGATCTTGAACTAACAGTTCGCTCTGCTAACTGTTTGAAAGCAGAAGCGATTCACTACATCGGTGATCTAGTACAGCGTACTGAGGTAGAATTACTTAAAACACCTAACCTCGGTAAGAAATCTCTGACAGAGATTAAAGACGTGCTTGCATCACGTGGTCTTTCTCTGGGTATGCGCCTAGAAAACTGGCCACCAGCATCTATCGCTGAAGATTAA
- the rplP gene encoding 50S ribosomal protein L16 — protein MLQPKRTKFRKVHTGRNRGLAKGTDVSFGTFGLKAVGRGRLTARQIEAARRAMTRHVKRQGKIWIRVFPDKPITEKPLEVRQGKGKGNVEYWVAQIQPGKVMYEMDGVPEELAREAFALAAAKLPFKTTFVTKQVM, from the coding sequence ATGCTACAACCTAAACGTACAAAGTTCCGTAAGGTTCATACTGGTCGCAACCGTGGTCTAGCTAAAGGTACTGATGTTTCTTTCGGTACATTTGGTTTGAAAGCTGTCGGCCGTGGTCGTTTGACTGCTCGTCAGATCGAAGCGGCTCGTCGTGCGATGACACGTCACGTTAAGCGTCAAGGTAAAATCTGGATTCGTGTATTCCCAGATAAGCCTATCACAGAAAAACCACTTGAAGTTCGTCAGGGTAAGGGTAAAGGTAACGTTGAGTACTGGGTCGCCCAAATCCAACCTGGTAAGGTGATGTACGAAATGGACGGTGTACCTGAAGAATTGGCACGTGAAGCTTTTGCGCTTGCAGCTGCAAAACTTCCGTTCAAGACTACTTTCGTAACTAAGCAGGTGATGTGA
- the rpmC gene encoding 50S ribosomal protein L29, which yields MKAQDLREKSVEELNTELLNLLREQFNLRMQAATGQLQQTHTLKAVRRDIARVKTVLTEKAGA from the coding sequence ATGAAAGCACAAGATCTACGCGAAAAAAGCGTTGAAGAGCTGAATACTGAGCTATTGAATTTGCTACGTGAACAGTTCAACTTGCGCATGCAAGCAGCGACTGGTCAACTACAGCAGACTCATACTCTGAAAGCTGTACGCCGTGATATCGCACGTGTGAAAACTGTTTTGACTGAGAAGGCAGGCGCATAA
- the rpmJ gene encoding 50S ribosomal protein L36 → MKVRASVKKICRNCKVIKRNGVVRVICSEPKHKQRQG, encoded by the coding sequence ATGAAAGTTCGTGCTTCCGTTAAAAAAATCTGCCGTAACTGTAAAGTTATCAAGCGTAACGGTGTCGTTCGCGTGATTTGCAGTGAGCCAAAGCACAAGCAGCGCCAAGGCTAA
- the rpsK gene encoding 30S ribosomal protein S11: MAKQPTRARKRVRKQVADGVAHIHASFNNTIVTITDRQGNALAWATAGGSGFRGSRKSTPFAAQVAAERCAEMAKEYGLKNLEVMVKGPGPGRESTVRALNAAGFRITNIVDATPIPHNGCRPPKKRRV; encoded by the coding sequence ATGGCTAAACAACCAACTCGCGCACGTAAGCGCGTACGCAAGCAAGTCGCAGATGGCGTGGCGCACATCCATGCATCTTTTAACAACACAATCGTAACCATTACTGATCGTCAAGGTAATGCTCTAGCCTGGGCAACTGCTGGCGGTTCTGGTTTCCGTGGTTCTCGTAAGTCAACGCCGTTCGCTGCACAGGTTGCTGCTGAGCGTTGTGCTGAAATGGCTAAAGAATATGGCCTTAAGAATCTGGAAGTTATGGTGAAGGGTCCAGGTCCAGGTCGTGAATCTACAGTTCGCGCACTGAACGCTGCTGGTTTCCGTATCACAAATATTGTTGATGCGACACCAATCCCTCATAACGGTTGTCGTCCACCTAAGAAACGTCGCGTTTAA
- the rplO gene encoding 50S ribosomal protein L15, which yields MRLNTLSPAAGSKPSKKRLGRGIGSGLGKTGGRGHKGQKSRSGGKVRAGFEGGQMPLKQRLPKFGFTSRKSLVSAEVRLSELAKVTSEVVDLNSLKAANVVTKNIENVKIVLSGEINKAVTVKGLRVTKGAKAAIEAAGGKIEE from the coding sequence ATGCGTTTGAATACTCTATCTCCGGCTGCTGGTTCTAAACCTTCTAAGAAGCGTTTAGGTCGCGGTATCGGATCGGGCCTGGGTAAAACAGGTGGTCGTGGCCATAAAGGTCAAAAATCACGCTCTGGCGGTAAAGTTCGTGCAGGTTTTGAAGGTGGACAAATGCCTTTAAAACAACGTTTGCCAAAATTCGGCTTCACTTCTCGCAAGAGCTTAGTGTCTGCTGAAGTTCGTCTAAGTGAATTAGCGAAAGTAACAAGCGAAGTTGTTGACCTGAATAGCCTGAAAGCAGCAAATGTTGTGACTAAAAACATTGAGAATGTGAAAATCGTTCTTTCTGGTGAGATCAACAAAGCTGTTACAGTGAAGGGTTTACGCGTAACTAAAGGCGCTAAAGCTGCAATCGAAGCTGCAGGCGGAAAAATCGAGGAATAA
- the rpsM gene encoding 30S ribosomal protein S13 codes for MARIAGINIPDHKHAVIALTSIYGIGKTRSQAILAELGIAESVKISELTEEQIDQLRDGVAKYTVEGDLRREVSMNIKRLMDLGCYRGLRHRRSLPLRGQRTKTNARTRKGPRKPIKK; via the coding sequence GTGGCCCGTATAGCAGGCATTAACATTCCTGATCACAAACATGCTGTAATTGCATTAACTTCAATTTACGGTATCGGTAAAACTCGTTCGCAAGCTATCTTAGCTGAACTGGGTATTGCTGAAAGTGTTAAGATCAGTGAACTAACTGAAGAGCAGATCGATCAACTGCGTGATGGTGTAGCTAAATACACTGTAGAAGGTGATCTACGTCGTGAAGTATCAATGAACATCAAGCGTCTTATGGACCTTGGTTGTTACCGTGGTCTTCGTCATCGTCGCAGTCTACCTCTACGTGGACAGCGTACTAAAACCAACGCTCGCACCCGTAAGGGTCCGCGTAAGCCGATCAAGAAATAA
- the rpsH gene encoding 30S ribosomal protein S8: MSMQDPISDMLTRIRNGQAANKVAVKMPSSKLKVAIAALLKAEGYIEDFAVEGDVKPELEVTLKYFQAKPVIEQIKRVSRPGLRVYKRKDELPSVMGGLGVAVVSTSKGLMSDRAARKAGLGGEIICYVA; this comes from the coding sequence ATGAGCATGCAAGATCCGATTTCGGATATGCTGACCCGTATTCGTAACGGTCAGGCAGCAAACAAAGTTGCTGTAAAAATGCCTTCTTCAAAGCTAAAAGTTGCAATTGCTGCACTTCTAAAAGCTGAAGGTTATATCGAAGATTTCGCTGTTGAAGGCGATGTAAAACCTGAACTGGAAGTTACGCTGAAATATTTTCAAGCGAAACCAGTTATCGAGCAAATCAAACGTGTTTCACGTCCTGGCCTGCGCGTCTATAAAAGAAAAGACGAGCTGCCATCTGTGATGGGCGGTTTGGGTGTTGCTGTTGTATCCACTTCCAAGGGTCTGATGTCAGACCGCGCTGCCCGTAAAGCAGGTCTTGGTGGTGAAATCATTTGCTACGTAGCTTAA
- the rplN gene encoding 50S ribosomal protein L14 — MIQMQSMLDAADNSGARSVMCIKVLGGSHRRYAHIGDIIKVTVKEAIPRGKVKKGDVLKAVVVRTRKGVRRPDGSVIRFDRNACVLLNNNTEQPVGTRIFGPVTRELRNAKFMKIVSLAPEVL, encoded by the coding sequence ATGATCCAAATGCAAAGTATGCTGGACGCAGCTGATAACTCAGGCGCTCGCAGCGTAATGTGTATTAAGGTTCTGGGTGGCTCTCACCGTCGTTACGCACATATCGGCGACATCATCAAAGTTACCGTCAAAGAAGCAATTCCACGCGGTAAAGTAAAAAAAGGTGATGTCCTGAAGGCGGTGGTAGTTCGCACCCGTAAAGGCGTACGTCGTCCAGACGGTTCTGTCATTCGCTTCGACCGTAACGCTTGTGTATTGTTGAATAACAATACTGAGCAACCAGTCGGTACACGTATCTTTGGTCCAGTGACTCGTGAGCTTCGTAATGCGAAGTTTATGAAGATTGTTTCACTGGCTCCAGAAGTATTGTAA
- the rplR gene encoding 50S ribosomal protein L18: MDKKASRIRRATRARRKIAELGATRLVVHRTPRHVYAQVIASNGSEVIAAASTVEKAIREQLKFTGNIEAAQAVGKAIAERALEKGVSEVAFDRSGFQYHGRVAALAESAREAGLKF, translated from the coding sequence ATGGATAAGAAAGCATCTCGCATCCGTCGTGCCACTCGTGCACGTCGTAAGATTGCAGAACTGGGTGCCACTCGCCTAGTTGTACACCGTACTCCTCGTCACGTGTACGCTCAGGTTATCGCATCTAATGGCTCTGAGGTTATCGCTGCAGCTTCTACTGTAGAAAAAGCGATCCGTGAGCAATTAAAATTCACTGGAAACATCGAAGCAGCACAAGCGGTAGGTAAAGCTATTGCTGAACGCGCTCTGGAAAAAGGCGTGTCAGAAGTTGCTTTTGATCGTTCCGGTTTCCAATACCACGGTCGAGTAGCGGCGCTAGCAGAATCTGCTCGCGAAGCTGGTCTGAAATTCTAA
- the secY gene encoding preprotein translocase subunit SecY has protein sequence MAKKPGQDFRSAQSGLSELKSRLLFVLGALLVFRAGSFVPIPGIDAAVLADLFEQQKGTIVEMFNMFSGGALSRASILALGIMPYISASIVVQLLTVVHPALAELKKEGEAGRRKISQYTRYGTLVLATFQALGIATGLPNMVSNLVVIDQTMFTFIATVSLVTGTMFLMWLGEQITERGIGNGISLLIFAGIVAGLPKAIGQTIEQARQGELHVLLLLLIAVISFAVIYFVVFMERGQRRIVVNYAKRQQGRKVFAAQSTHLPLKINMAGVIPAIFASSIILFPGTLAQWFGNSGGEGSAFSWLTKVSLALSPGQPLYVILYAVAIIFFCFFYTALVFNPRETADNLKKSGAFVPGIRPGEQTARYIDKVMTRLTLAGALYITFICLIPQFMMVAWNVRFYFGGTSLLIVVVVIMDFMAQVQTHMMSSQYDSVLKKANLKGYGR, from the coding sequence ATGGCTAAGAAACCAGGACAAGATTTTCGTAGTGCTCAGAGCGGCTTAAGTGAATTGAAGTCGCGCTTGTTATTCGTATTAGGTGCGCTTCTCGTATTCCGAGCTGGCTCTTTTGTGCCGATTCCTGGTATTGACGCAGCTGTACTAGCCGATTTGTTCGAACAGCAAAAAGGGACCATCGTAGAAATGTTTAACATGTTCTCCGGTGGTGCTCTCTCGCGTGCATCTATATTAGCTCTTGGAATCATGCCGTATATTTCGGCATCGATTGTTGTCCAACTGCTAACTGTAGTTCATCCCGCGTTAGCTGAACTCAAGAAAGAGGGTGAAGCAGGGCGTCGTAAGATTAGCCAATATACGCGTTACGGCACGCTTGTACTTGCAACGTTCCAAGCTCTTGGGATTGCGACAGGACTACCAAACATGGTCTCTAATCTGGTTGTTATCGACCAAACCATGTTTACGTTTATCGCAACAGTGAGTCTAGTAACCGGTACTATGTTCTTAATGTGGTTAGGTGAACAGATTACTGAGCGGGGTATCGGTAATGGTATTTCATTACTGATATTTGCAGGTATTGTTGCTGGTCTGCCAAAGGCAATCGGACAAACGATTGAGCAAGCGCGTCAAGGTGAATTGCATGTACTTCTTCTCCTTTTGATTGCGGTTATCTCTTTTGCTGTGATTTATTTTGTGGTCTTTATGGAGCGTGGTCAGCGGCGCATTGTCGTTAACTATGCAAAACGCCAGCAAGGTCGCAAAGTTTTTGCAGCACAGAGCACTCATCTGCCATTGAAAATTAATATGGCAGGGGTAATTCCCGCAATTTTTGCATCGAGTATTATTTTGTTCCCCGGAACATTAGCACAGTGGTTTGGTAATAGTGGTGGTGAAGGTTCAGCATTTAGCTGGCTGACAAAAGTGTCTTTGGCACTAAGCCCTGGTCAACCTCTGTATGTCATACTATATGCAGTTGCAATTATCTTCTTCTGTTTCTTTTATACTGCGTTGGTATTTAACCCACGTGAAACAGCTGATAATTTGAAGAAGTCTGGTGCGTTCGTACCCGGTATCCGCCCAGGTGAGCAGACAGCCAGATATATTGATAAAGTGATGACGCGTCTAACTTTAGCTGGTGCGTTATATATTACCTTTATCTGTCTGATCCCTCAGTTCATGATGGTCGCTTGGAATGTACGTTTCTATTTTGGCGGCACCTCACTACTAATTGTAGTTGTGGTTATTATGGACTTTATGGCACAGGTACAGACTCATATGATGTCAAGTCAATATGATTCTGTGTTGAAAAAAGCAAATCTGAAAGGCTACGGCCGTTAA
- the rpsE gene encoding 30S ribosomal protein S5, whose product MAKELQQASDLQEKLIAVNRVSKTVKGGRIMSFTALTVVGDGNGRVGFGYGKAREVPAAIQKAMEKARRNMITIALNEGTLFHPVKGRHSGSKVYMQQAAEGTGVIAGGAMRAVLEVAGVHNVLSKAYGSTNPINIVRATIDALGSMKSPEMVAAKRGLTVESISE is encoded by the coding sequence ATGGCTAAAGAATTACAACAAGCGAGTGATTTGCAAGAAAAATTAATCGCTGTTAACCGTGTTTCTAAAACGGTTAAAGGTGGTCGAATCATGAGCTTTACTGCACTAACAGTGGTTGGTGACGGTAATGGTCGTGTAGGTTTCGGTTACGGCAAAGCCCGTGAAGTACCTGCTGCGATTCAAAAAGCAATGGAAAAAGCGCGTCGTAACATGATTACAATCGCGTTGAACGAAGGCACACTTTTCCACCCGGTAAAAGGTCGCCACTCGGGCTCTAAAGTTTATATGCAGCAAGCTGCTGAAGGTACAGGTGTTATTGCCGGTGGTGCGATGCGTGCTGTACTTGAAGTTGCAGGTGTACATAACGTTTTGTCAAAAGCGTATGGCTCAACAAACCCAATCAACATCGTTCGTGCAACGATCGATGCGCTGGGTAGCATGAAGTCACCAGAAATGGTTGCAGCTAAACGTGGTCTAACTGTTGAATCAATTTCGGAGTAA
- the rpsN gene encoding 30S ribosomal protein S14, whose protein sequence is MAKQSMKAREVKRAKLVAQYAEKRAALKATISDVNVSEEERWDAVLKLQTLPRDSSASRQRNRCNQTGRPHGYLRKFGLSRIKVREACMKGEIPGLRKASW, encoded by the coding sequence ATGGCTAAACAATCAATGAAAGCACGTGAAGTAAAACGTGCAAAGCTTGTCGCTCAGTATGCTGAAAAGCGTGCTGCGTTAAAAGCTACAATCAGCGACGTAAACGTATCTGAAGAAGAACGTTGGGATGCTGTTCTGAAACTTCAAACACTTCCTCGTGATTCAAGTGCATCACGTCAGCGTAACCGTTGTAACCAAACTGGTCGTCCACACGGTTACCTACGTAAGTTCGGTTTAAGCCGTATCAAAGTTCGTGAAGCTTGCATGAAAGGCGAGATTCCTGGACTTCGTAAGGCTAGCTGGTAA
- the rpsQ gene encoding 30S ribosomal protein S17 — translation MSDKIRTQLGRVVSDKMDKSIVVAIERFVKHPIYGKFVKRTTKIHAHDENNECGQGDTVEIRECRPLSKTKSWTLVKVVEKAKI, via the coding sequence ATGAGCGACAAAATTCGTACTCAACTTGGTCGTGTTGTTAGTGACAAAATGGATAAGTCTATTGTTGTTGCTATCGAACGTTTCGTAAAACATCCGATTTACGGTAAGTTCGTTAAACGCACGACTAAAATTCACGCACATGACGAAAACAACGAGTGTGGCCAAGGCGATACTGTTGAAATTCGTGAGTGCCGTCCATTGTCTAAGACGAAGTCTTGGACTTTGGTGAAAGTGGTAGAAAAAGCAAAAATTTAA
- the rplQ gene encoding 50S ribosomal protein L17, with product MRHRKSGRQLNRNSSHRKAMFSNMASSLVRHEVIKTTLPKAKELRRVVEPLITLAKTDSVANRRLAFARTRDNEVVAKLFNELGPRFAARQGGYTRILKCGFRAGDKAPMAYIELVDRPAAEAEAAAE from the coding sequence ATGCGCCATCGTAAGAGTGGTCGTCAACTCAACCGCAACAGCAGTCATCGCAAAGCGATGTTTAGCAACATGGCTAGCTCTTTGGTACGTCATGAAGTTATCAAGACTACTTTGCCAAAAGCTAAAGAGCTACGTCGCGTAGTTGAGCCTTTGATTACACTAGCTAAGACTGACAGTGTTGCTAACCGTCGTCTGGCATTTGCTCGTACTCGTGATAACGAAGTAGTTGCAAAACTATTTAATGAATTGGGTCCACGTTTCGCCGCACGTCAAGGTGGCTACACTCGCATTCTTAAGTGTGGTTTCCGTGCCGGTGATAAAGCGCCAATGGCATACATTGAGCTTGTTGATCGCCCAGCAGCTGAAGCAGAAGCTGCAGCTGAATAA
- the rplE gene encoding 50S ribosomal protein L5 — MAKLHDYYKSSVVAELTKQFGYTSVMQVPRIEKITLNMGVGEAINDKKLLENAAADMAAISGQKPLVTKARKSVAGFKIREGYPIGCKVTLRGERMWDFLERLISIALPRVRDFRGVSAKSFDGRGNYSMGVREQIIFPEIDYDKVDRVRGLDVTITTSASTDEEGRALLAAFNFPFRK; from the coding sequence ATGGCGAAACTGCATGATTACTACAAGTCGTCTGTAGTCGCTGAACTGACCAAACAGTTCGGTTACACAAGCGTCATGCAAGTCCCTAGGATTGAGAAAATCACCCTAAATATGGGCGTTGGTGAAGCAATCAACGATAAGAAACTGCTTGAGAATGCAGCAGCTGACATGGCGGCCATTTCTGGTCAAAAGCCTCTTGTCACAAAAGCTCGCAAATCTGTTGCAGGTTTCAAAATCCGTGAAGGCTACCCAATTGGTTGTAAAGTAACCTTGCGTGGCGAACGTATGTGGGATTTTTTGGAGCGTTTAATTTCTATCGCTCTGCCACGTGTACGTGACTTCCGTGGTGTTAGCGCGAAATCTTTTGATGGACGCGGTAACTACAGCATGGGCGTTCGCGAGCAAATCATCTTCCCGGAAATCGACTACGATAAAGTCGATCGTGTTCGTGGTCTTGATGTAACAATCACGACTAGTGCGTCCACTGATGAGGAAGGCCGTGCTCTGCTGGCTGCCTTTAACTTCCCATTCCGCAAGTAA
- the rpsD gene encoding 30S ribosomal protein S4, translated as MARYLGPKLKLSRREGTDLFLKSGIRAIDTKCKIDNAPGVHGARRGRLSDYGVQLREKQKVRRMYGVLEKQFRNYYKEAARLKGNTGENLLQLLEGRLDNVVYRMGFGATRSEARQLVSHKAILVNGKVVNIPSFNVTANDVVAVREKAKKQSRITAALEVAEQREKPTWIEVDGSKMEGTFKRLPERSDLSADINEQLIVELYSK; from the coding sequence ATGGCAAGATATTTGGGTCCTAAGCTGAAGCTTAGCCGCCGCGAAGGTACCGACTTATTCCTTAAGTCAGGCATTCGTGCGATAGATACCAAGTGTAAAATAGATAACGCACCAGGTGTACACGGCGCTCGTCGCGGTCGTCTATCTGATTATGGCGTTCAGCTTCGTGAGAAGCAAAAAGTTCGTCGTATGTACGGCGTTCTTGAAAAACAATTCCGTAACTACTATAAAGAAGCTGCTCGTCTAAAAGGCAATACAGGTGAAAACCTACTTCAGCTTCTTGAAGGTCGTTTGGATAATGTTGTTTACCGTATGGGCTTCGGTGCAACTCGCTCAGAAGCACGTCAACTAGTTAGTCACAAAGCTATTCTGGTTAACGGTAAAGTAGTAAACATTCCTTCTTTCAATGTTACGGCAAACGACGTTGTTGCAGTGCGTGAGAAAGCGAAAAAGCAATCTCGTATCACAGCAGCTCTAGAAGTTGCAGAACAACGCGAAAAACCAACTTGGATTGAAGTGGATGGCAGCAAAATGGAAGGTACGTTCAAGCGTTTGCCAGAACGTTCAGATCTATCAGCTGACATCAACGAACAATTGATCGTCGAGCTTTACTCTAAGTAA
- the rplX gene encoding 50S ribosomal protein L24 — MAAKIRRNDEIVVLAGKDKGKKGKVTKVLGTGKVIVEGINLVKKHQKPVPAMGVQGGIVEQEAAIDASNVAIFNAATGKADRVGFRFEDGKKVRFFKSNGETISN, encoded by the coding sequence ATGGCAGCTAAAATCCGTCGTAACGACGAAATCGTTGTTCTTGCCGGTAAAGATAAAGGCAAGAAAGGTAAAGTAACTAAGGTTCTTGGAACCGGTAAAGTTATTGTTGAAGGCATCAACCTTGTGAAAAAACACCAGAAGCCTGTACCGGCTATGGGTGTTCAAGGTGGCATCGTTGAACAAGAAGCAGCAATTGATGCTTCTAACGTTGCAATCTTCAATGCAGCTACTGGTAAAGCGGACCGTGTCGGTTTCCGTTTTGAAGACGGCAAAAAAGTCCGTTTCTTCAAATCTAACGGTGAAACCATTTCTAACTAA